From Triticum urartu cultivar G1812 chromosome 2, Tu2.1, whole genome shotgun sequence, a single genomic window includes:
- the LOC125540324 gene encoding E3 ubiquitin-protein ligase SINA-like 2 — protein sequence MSYSGSGGGKRLRTSPSEADGSPRRRRGSPSVYSPSPSPYRSPSPLPSPSTYRSLSHSPSPCRSWSQRPPSDDDADDLSRSRGSDDLDRHGRRPAWRPHANKELGEHGRTGEFSVRIDDYDRLFTCKACRRMLSPPVYQCPFAHVTCSRCHEEVGDNRCSCCGSGNGYGRNRVVEEFLGRIRFSCRNKVHACEAFLPHHEMREHEQTCRHEPIFCPVPQCGFASRAVALTSHLTLRHHWDTIRFHYDENFRASAFTSTIFQSRDDGELFFLDSFSEGRGIALSMICIRPENAREQEFVYELKTPVGNGGRRPWLQMQSTARNTSLRHGLGEKEKVFLLVPKDLPGTEDGNVEVCIRKFGHQRDSV from the exons ATGAGCTACAGCGGGAGCGGCGGAGGGAAGCGCCTCCGCACGTCGCCGAGCGAGGCGGACGGTAGCCCCAGGCGCCGTCGTGGGTCGCCGTCGGTCTACTCCCCTTCGCCGTCGCCCTACCGGTCGCCCTCGCCGCTGCCGTCCCCGTCGACCTACCGGTCGCTCTCGCACTCGCCGTCGCCCTGCCGGTCGTGGTCGCAGAGGCCGCCCAGCGACGACGATGCCGACGATCTGAGCCGCAGCCGCGGGTCGGACGACCTCGACCGGCACGGGCGGAGGCCTGCCTGGAGGCCACACGCGAACAAGGAGCTGGGTGAGCACGGGCGCACCGGCGAGTTCAGCGTCCGGATCGATGACTACGACCGCCTCTTCACCTGCAAGGCCTGCCGCCGCATGCTCTCGCCGCCGGTCTACCAG TGCCCCTTCGCCCACGTCACCTGCTCGAGGTGCCACGAAGAAGTCGGGGACAACCGATGCAGCTGCTGCGGCAGCGGCAATGGCTATGGGCGCAACCGCGTCGTCGAGGAGTTCCTAGGCCGCATCCGCTTCTCCTGCCGCAACAAAGTGCATGCCTGTGAGGCCTTCCTTCCGCACCACGAGATGCGCGAGCATGAGCAGACCTGCCGCCACGAGCCTATCTTCTGCCCTGTCCCCCAATGCGGCTTCGCCAGCCGGGCTGTCGCACTCACGTCCCACCTCACCCTCCGCCACCACTGGGACACAATCAGGTTTCACTATGATGAGAACTTCCGGGCCTCTGCCTTCACGTCGACCATCTTCCAGAGCCGCGACGACGGCGAGCTGTTCTTCCTCGACAGCTTCAGCGAGGGCCGTGGCATTGCTCTGTCCATGATCTGCATCCGCCCTGAGAACGCCCGTGAGCAGGAGTTTGTGTATGAGCTGAAGACGCCGGTAGGCAACGGCGGCAGACGGCCCTGGCTGCAGATGCAGTCGACGGCGCGGAACACATCGCTGCGGCACGGGCTGGGGGAGAAGGAAAAGGTCTTCCTGCTGGTCCCCAAGGACTTGCCAGGCACAGAGGATGGCAACGTGGAGGTGTGCATCCGTAAGTTTGGCCACCAGCGCGACTCTGTATAG